In one window of Temnothorax longispinosus isolate EJ_2023e chromosome 9, Tlon_JGU_v1, whole genome shotgun sequence DNA:
- the LOC139819186 gene encoding CIMIP2 protein CG18335 → MTAGMELLTTAEPHFIPGYSGYCPQYRFSCGETYAKATHKLLLDPTINHARTLVLANCAAEDYEAWRPSESDIRVVNTRFKRTDPLFVHPMLPGYEGFVPGTNDGLGQRYAVRATEGLADFERQQLRSKAALDRLRRTIGVQCGQAEPRNLEERLLIKTQFKLPLLTVRPEYVTATNNLPLDKKCEISENYTSLFYIFVVILNILCKGYATHIPYGYKYSEISIVPSSDNVLYSFANCRKGTKYRIMTDLYPDPPLLVQSTEIYHKNVGMIPNYLGYIPGAVFR, encoded by the exons atGACTGCTGGAATGGAATTGTTAACAACGGCGGAACCTCATTTTATTCCAGG ATATTCCGGTTATTGTCCGCAGTACCGATTCAGTTGCGGTGAAACGTATGCAAAAGCTACGCATAAACTGCTGCTCGATCCTACGATTAACCATGCGAGAACGCTCGTCCTGGCGAATTGTGCGGCCGAAGATTACGAG GCATGGCGACCGTCCGAGAGCGATATAAGAGTGGTCAATACTCGTTTCAAGAGGACCGATCCCCTTTTCGTTCACCCCATGTTGCCAGGATACGAGG GTTTCGTACCGGGAACGAACGATGGACTCGGACAAAGATACGCGGTGCGCGCGACCGAAGGTCTCGCCGACTTCGAGCGACAACAATTGCGGAGTAAGGCGGCTTTGGATCGCCTGAGGAGGACGATCGGCGTGCAATGTGGACAAGCCGAGCCGAGGAATTTGGAGGAACGTCTG CTAATTAAGACCCAATTTAAATTGCCCTTGCTCACTGTGCGACCTGAATATGTGACAGCGACGAACAATTTACCATTAGACAAGAAGTGCGAAATATCGGAAAACTATACATCcttgttttatata tttgtCGTCATACTGAATATACTTTGTAAAGGATACGCGACTCATATTCCTTACGGATACAAATATTCCGAAATATCAATCGTCCCGTCATCTGATAACGTATTATACAGTTTCGCAAATTGTCGAAAGGGtacaaaatatagaataatgaCTGATCTTTATCCTGATCCGCCGTTACTTGTTCAGTCCACTGAGATCTACCATAAAAACGTCGGAATGATACCGAACTATCTTGGATATATTCCCGGAGCAGTGTTCAGGTAA